The proteins below come from a single Aegilops tauschii subsp. strangulata cultivar AL8/78 chromosome 6, Aet v6.0, whole genome shotgun sequence genomic window:
- the LOC109774093 gene encoding very-long-chain aldehyde decarbonylase GL1-6 gives MASKPGPLTRWPWHDMGNYKYALVAPWAAYSTYRFAAAKARGEEGDLLSLFVLPTLLFRLLYTQLWISVSRHQTARSKHRIVSKSLDFEQVDRERNWDDQIILTALLFYVVNWTAPIAQGLPWWNPRGLVVTALLHLGPVEFLYYWFHRALHHHFLYARYHSHHHASIVTEPVTSVIHPFAEEAVYFGLFAIPLLSMMATGTGSVAMSNAYLIYIDFMNYLGHCNFELVPKLLFDLFPPLKYLMYTPSFHSLHHTQFRTNYSLFVPFYDYLYGTMDKTSDDLYERTLHGREEAPDVVHLTHLTTPGSLLHLRLGFASLASAPLRSSSSAAASALAMVERPLAALASVFGRTAFRCEANRMGNLSTETWVVPRYTSQYTSKKDAHAVSRVVERAVADAEASGAAVLTLGLLNQGYELNRNGELYVIRKPEIKTKIVDGTSLAVAAVLHMVPRGARDVLLLGKECKVVAVLAQALCERNIQVRVVDADLHEALRQQISPELRGRLALSCSYSSKVWLVGDGLTEREQEKATPGTHFVPYSQFPVTGGGDARADCVYHSTPALVAPESYENLHACENWLPRRVMSAWRAAGIVHALERWPGHECGDAVTGVDKAWRAALAHGFRPYDAVAEPGQTPADAN, from the exons ATGGCCTCCAAGCCCGGCCCTCTCACCCGGTGGCCATGGCACGACATGGGAAACTACAAG TACGCGCTGGTGGCGCCGTGGGCGGCGTACAGCACGTACCGGTTCGCGGCGGCGAAGGCGAGGGGCGAGGAGGGGGACCTGCTCAGCCTCTTCGTCCTCCCCACGCTGCTCTTCCGCCTGCTCTACACCCAGCTGTGGATCTCCGTGTCCCGCCACCAGACCGCCCGCTCCAAGCACCGCATCGTCAGCAAGAGCCTCGACTTCGAGCAGGTCGACCGCGAGCGCAACTG GGACGACCAGATCATCCTGACGGCGCTGCTGTTCTACGTGGTGAACTGGACGGCGCCGATCGCGCAGGGCCTGCCGTGGTGGAACCCGCGGGGGCTGGTGGTGACCGCGCTCCTCCACCTCGGCCCGGTGGAGTTCCTCTACTACTGGTTCCACCGGGCGCTGCACCACCACTTCCTCTACGCGCGGTACCACTCGCACCACCACGCGTCCATCGTCACCGAGCCCGTCACCTCCGTGATCCACCCGTTCGCGGAGGAGGCCGTCTACTTCGGCCTCTTCGCCATCCCGCTCCTCTCCATGATGGCCACCGGCACCGGCTCCGTCGCCATGTCCAACGCCTACCTCATCTACATCGACTTCATGAACTACCTCGGGCACTGCAACTTCGAGCTCGTCCCCAAGCTGCTCTTTGACCTCTTCCCGCCGCTCAAGTACCTCATGTACACGCCCTC GTTCCACTCGCTGCACCACACGCAGTTCAGGACCAACTACTCGCTGTTCGTGCCCTTCTACGACTACCTGTACGGCACCATGGACAAGACGAGCGACGACCTGTACGAGCGCACGCTGCACGGCCGGGAGGAGGCCcccgacgtcgtccacctcacccaCCTCACCACGCCGGGCTCcctcctccacctccgcctcgGCTTCGCCTCCCTCGCCTCCGCGCCGCTCCGCTCGTCCTCCTCGGCGGCGGCATCGGCGCTGGCGATGGTGGAGCGGCCTCTCGCCGCGCTGGCCTCGGTGTTTGGCAGGACGGCGTTCCGGTGCGAGGCCAACAGGATGGGCAATCTCAGCACCGAGACATGGGTCGTCCCGAGATACACCTCCCAG TACACGTCGAAGAAGGATGCGCACGCGGTGAGCCGGGTGGTGGAGCGGGCGGTGGCGGACGCCGAGGCGAGCGGCGCCGCAGTGCTCACGCTGGGACTGCTGAATCAG GGGTACGAGCTGAACCGGAACGGGGAGCTGTACGTGATCAGGAAGCCTGAAATCAAAACGAAGATCGTCGACGGCACcagcctcgccgtcgccgccgtgcTCCACATGGTCCCGCGCGGCGCCAGGGACGTGCTCCTCCTGGGGAAGGAGTGCAAGGTCGTGGCCGTGCTGGCCCAGGCCCTCTGCGAACGAAACATTCAG GTTCGGGTGGTGGACGCGGATCTGCACGAGGCGCTGAGGCAGCAGATTAGCCCGGAGCTGCGGGGCCGCCTGGCTCTGTCCTGCAGCTACAGCAGCAAG GTGTGGCTGGTCGGCGATGGACTGACGGAGCGGGAGCAGGAGAAGGCGACGCCGGGCACCCACTTCGTGCCCTACTCCCAGTTCCCGGtcaccggcggcggcgacgcccGCGCTGACTGCGTGTACCACAGCACGCCGGCGCTCGTGGCGCCGGAGTCGTACGAGAACCTCCACGCCTGCGAG AACTGGCTGCCGAGGCGGGTGATGAGCGCGTGGCGCGCGGCGGGGATCGTGCACGCGCTGGAGAGGTGGCCCGGGCACGAGTGCGGCGACGCGGTCACCGGCGTCGACAAGGCGTGGCGCGCCGCCCTGGCGCACGGCTTCCGCCCCTACGACGCCGTCGCCGAGCCAGGCCAAACGCCCGCTGATGCCAACTGA
- the LOC141026232 gene encoding uncharacterized protein — protein MPLLLRASPTVAAKNTRVGVRHTPSHRSPPRHAPSAALSPLPLSLSRLAADVPPPHHHAAAPLGSFGYRGVRARPSGAFSAEIRSGNMCHGLGTFETAHEAARAYDAAAWPFRRPRRDMNFPEVPKRELAQELAPLLQLITDDYRRENRRRERRLTLAEMDEEAMELWRQCFPHDIINERKFFAQRRAEREVRRAERAAYR, from the exons ATGCCCTTAttgctaagagcatctccaacagtgGCTGCAAAAAACACGCGCGTGGG CGTCCGCCacacgccctcccaccgctctccACCTCGCCACGCGCCCTCtgccgctctctccccgctcccTCTGTCgctttctcgcctcgccgccgacgTGCCACCGCCGCACCATCATGCCGCCGCGCCATTGGGAAGCTTCGGCTACCgtggcgtccgcgcgcgcccctccggcgccttctccgccgagatccggtccGGCAACATGTGCCACGGCCTTGGCACCTTCGAGACTGCCCACGAGGcagcccgcgcgtacgacgcggcagcgTGGCCCTTCCGGCGGCCTCGTAGGGACATGAACTTCCCTGAGGTGCCGAAGCGGGAGTTGGCGCAGGAGCTCGCACCTCTCCTGCAGCTTATCACCGACGATTATCGTCGCGAGAACCGGAGGCGGGAGCGCCGTCTCACcctcgccgagatggacgaggaagccatggagCTGTGGCGCCAATGCTTCCCGCATGACATCATCAATGAGCGCAAGTTCttcgcgcaaaggagggcggagagggaggtGAGGAGGGcagagcgagccgcctatcgctaG